In a genomic window of Thiosocius teredinicola:
- a CDS encoding ankyrin repeat domain-containing protein: protein MIGHEGSEYGFDRLFDAVQFFPEKVPAMVREDPAILECRSYAGETVLNWFSMEGKEAIVELLLACGARPDSISLSYALEQGHIEVVSLLMASGCVPAESDVIQDFRRARLPRNKKVLLKRIFYGYG, encoded by the coding sequence ATGATCGGGCATGAGGGCAGCGAATATGGATTCGATCGGCTGTTTGATGCTGTTCAATTCTTCCCTGAAAAAGTACCAGCAATGGTCAGAGAAGATCCGGCGATACTTGAATGTCGAAGCTATGCCGGGGAAACGGTGCTGAACTGGTTCTCTATGGAAGGTAAGGAGGCAATTGTGGAACTGCTTCTGGCGTGTGGAGCACGCCCGGACAGTATCTCTCTCTCTTATGCGCTGGAACAGGGGCATATTGAAGTGGTTTCGTTGTTGATGGCTTCAGGCTGCGTGCCAGCAGAGTCTGACGTAATTCAAGATTTTCGCCGTGCAAGATTGCCGAGAAATAAGAAAGTGCTGTTGAAACGCATCTTCTATGGGTATGGCTAA